One Gambusia affinis linkage group LG15, SWU_Gaff_1.0, whole genome shotgun sequence genomic window carries:
- the LOC122844636 gene encoding transgelin-like produces the protein MANRGPAYGLSREVQSKIDKKYDPEVEERLVKWIIAQCGPNVKEPEKDKAGFQKWLKDGCVLCELINSLYGANKPIKAIKTSGMAFKQMEQISMFLKAAESYGVIKTDMFQTVDLYESKDLAAVQRTLLTLGSLAVTKNDGNYKGDPNWFPKKSQENKRDFSEDQLNEGRNVIGLQMGTNRGASQAGMTGYGLPRQIINNP, from the exons ATGGCAAACAGGGGTCCAGCATACGGCCTGAGCCGCGAGGTTCAGAGCAAGATTGACAAGAAGTACGACCCGGAAGTGGAGGAGAGGCTGGTGAAGTGGATTATCGCCCAGTGTGGCCCCAACGTTAAAGAGCCCGAGAAAGACAAGGCTGGCTTCCAAAAGTGGCTCAAGGATGGATGT GTACTGTGTGAGCTCATCAACAGCCTGTATGGAGCCAACAAACCCATTAAGGCCATTAAAACCTCCGGTATGGCCTTCAAGCAGATGGAGCAAATCTCCATGTTCCTTAAAGCCGCAGAAAGCTACGGAGTCATCAAAACGGACATGTTCCAGACTGTAGATCTTTATGAAA GCAAAGACCTGGCTGCTGTCCAGAGGACCCTGCTGACCCTGGGTAGTTTGGCTGTCACCAAGAATGATGGGAATTACAAAGGAGACCCTAACTGGTTCCCCAA GAAGTCGCAGGAAAACAAGAGAGATTTTTCAGAGGACCAGCTGAACGAAGGCAGGAACGTCATCGGCCTGCAGATGGGCACAAATCGAGGAGCATCTCAAGCTGGTATGACGGGCTACGGACTCCCAAGGCAGATCATCAACAACCCCTGA
- the LOC122844635 gene encoding gap junction delta-2 protein-like isoform X1: MGEWTILERLLEAAVQQHSTMIGRWPDKGDQRDVRVALFLLDMILLTVVVIFRILIVGIVGEKVYEDEQIMFICNTMQPGCNQACYDKAFPISHIRYWVFQIILVCTPSLCFITYSVHQSAKARDRSYSLLHSHMDHHGHGHHGRHHDHHVRKLHSRNINGILVHPESKDDQDMDVKEIPNGPRGALPTHKSSKVRRQEGISRFYVIQVVFRNALEIGFLAGQYFLYGFNVPGMFECDRYPCVKEVECYVSRPTEKTVFLVFMFAVSGICVLLNLAELNHLGWRKIKTAIRGVQARRKSICEVRKKDVSHLSQAPNLGRTQSSESAYV, encoded by the exons ATGGGAGAATGGACCATCCTGGAGAGGCTGCTGGAGGCAGCTGTCCAGCAGCACTCCACCATGATTGGGAG GTGGCCAGACAAAGGAGACCAAAGGGATGTCCGTGTTGCTCTGTTTCTGCTGGATAT GATCCTGCTGACAGTGGTGGTGATCTTCCGTATCCTCATAGTCGGGATAGTGGGCGAGAAGGTGTATGAAGACGAGCAAATCATGTTCATCTGCAACACCATGCAGCCCGGCTGCAACCAGGCTTGCTACGACAAGGCGTTCCCCATCTCGCACATCCGCTACTGGGTCTTCCAGATCATCCTGGTGTGCACGCCAAGCCTCTGCTTCATCACGTACTCCGTCCACCAGTCCGCCAAAGCGCGTGATCGCAGCTACTCCCTGCTCCACTCTCACATGGACCACCACGGACACGGTCACCACGGTCGCCACCACGACCATCACGTTCGCAAACTGCACTCCCGCAACATCAACGGCATCCTGGTGCACCCCGAAAGCAAGGACGACCAAGACATGGACGTCAAGGAGATCCCCAACGGACCTCGAGGGGCCCTTCCCACGCACAAAAGCTCCAAAGTGCGGCGGCAGGAAGGCATCTCCCGCTTCTACGTCATCCAGGTGGTGTTCCGCAATGCCTTGGAGATCGGCTTCTTGGCCGGCCAGTACTTCCTGTACGGCTTTAACGTCCCGGGGATGTTCGAGTGTGACCGCTACCCCTGTGTGAAGGAGGTGGAGTGCTACGTGTCTCGTCCGACGGAGAAAACTGTCTTCTTGGTCTTTATGTTCGCTGTAAGCGGCATATGTGTGCTGCTCAACCTGGCCGAGCTCAACCACCTTGGATGGAGGAAGATAAAGACGGCCATCCGGGGTGTGCAGGCCCGGAGGAAGTCCATCTGCGAAGTACGCAAGAAGGACGTCTCACACCTGTCCCAGGCCCCAAACCTGGGCAGGACCCAGTCCAGTGAGTCAGCGTATGTCTGA
- the LOC122844635 gene encoding gap junction delta-2 protein-like isoform X2, producing the protein MGEWTILERLLEAAVQQHSTMIGRILLTVVVIFRILIVGIVGEKVYEDEQIMFICNTMQPGCNQACYDKAFPISHIRYWVFQIILVCTPSLCFITYSVHQSAKARDRSYSLLHSHMDHHGHGHHGRHHDHHVRKLHSRNINGILVHPESKDDQDMDVKEIPNGPRGALPTHKSSKVRRQEGISRFYVIQVVFRNALEIGFLAGQYFLYGFNVPGMFECDRYPCVKEVECYVSRPTEKTVFLVFMFAVSGICVLLNLAELNHLGWRKIKTAIRGVQARRKSICEVRKKDVSHLSQAPNLGRTQSSESAYV; encoded by the exons ATGGGAGAATGGACCATCCTGGAGAGGCTGCTGGAGGCAGCTGTCCAGCAGCACTCCACCATGATTGGGAG GATCCTGCTGACAGTGGTGGTGATCTTCCGTATCCTCATAGTCGGGATAGTGGGCGAGAAGGTGTATGAAGACGAGCAAATCATGTTCATCTGCAACACCATGCAGCCCGGCTGCAACCAGGCTTGCTACGACAAGGCGTTCCCCATCTCGCACATCCGCTACTGGGTCTTCCAGATCATCCTGGTGTGCACGCCAAGCCTCTGCTTCATCACGTACTCCGTCCACCAGTCCGCCAAAGCGCGTGATCGCAGCTACTCCCTGCTCCACTCTCACATGGACCACCACGGACACGGTCACCACGGTCGCCACCACGACCATCACGTTCGCAAACTGCACTCCCGCAACATCAACGGCATCCTGGTGCACCCCGAAAGCAAGGACGACCAAGACATGGACGTCAAGGAGATCCCCAACGGACCTCGAGGGGCCCTTCCCACGCACAAAAGCTCCAAAGTGCGGCGGCAGGAAGGCATCTCCCGCTTCTACGTCATCCAGGTGGTGTTCCGCAATGCCTTGGAGATCGGCTTCTTGGCCGGCCAGTACTTCCTGTACGGCTTTAACGTCCCGGGGATGTTCGAGTGTGACCGCTACCCCTGTGTGAAGGAGGTGGAGTGCTACGTGTCTCGTCCGACGGAGAAAACTGTCTTCTTGGTCTTTATGTTCGCTGTAAGCGGCATATGTGTGCTGCTCAACCTGGCCGAGCTCAACCACCTTGGATGGAGGAAGATAAAGACGGCCATCCGGGGTGTGCAGGCCCGGAGGAAGTCCATCTGCGAAGTACGCAAGAAGGACGTCTCACACCTGTCCCAGGCCCCAAACCTGGGCAGGACCCAGTCCAGTGAGTCAGCGTATGTCTGA